In the genome of Fusarium poae strain DAOMC 252244 chromosome 1, whole genome shotgun sequence, the window AAGGGCATGGCACGGGTGCAAGCCTGTGGCCACCACAACTACTAATACAGCGCCGTGCCCCTGGGCCTCGGGACTACGCTACCAGTGATCCGCAAAACGCGAGAACATATGCGCCAGGCTTTGCGATATCGATGATGAGCGGACCAATgggtagtaggtaggtagcttgTGGTTTTTGGTGTTGTCGCAAGTCGAATTCCCGTGTTAGTGGCTCGATCTTAGTGGATGACAACCATTTGAAGGCCCCTCCCCCGTCATTCATAGAGACTCAGAAACCTGACTTGGTGGGGCAGGGATTTAGCTATAGTGTAAGGGAAAGGGAATAGTTAGATGTGCTTATGGTATCCGTAGAGAGTTAAGGTACTTTAGTACTGAGggaggtacctaggtaacgGCCGAAGCTCAACAGCCACAGCATTCGTCATACTCTGGAGCCACTACCCACAAGCCACTTTGAGTGGTTCCAAGGTCAACTGCTGTCCAACCCAACAgcaatacctacctacctcctaCTAAGCTCTAACTACTAACTAACCAGTGCTAGCAACTTCAGCGACGCTACGCTACCTATCTACaacacctacctacctatacaCCACACACGAGACAATACCGGCCGATATCATCTTAATTTCTTCCAACAGCGTGAATATCATCAAGCGCTGCTTGTAGATGAGCCTGTGAATTTCAGCCACCGTCATACGCCAAAGCTCTCACCGAGTTAGAGCTGTCCAAGTCCTCTACTGGCGTTCCTCCCGATCTACTCCGCAGCCCGTTTCAATAGACTACCTCAACAACCTTGACATAGCCGATCCTATCCAGCTTCTTTGCGTCAACTCGTAACCATGTCGACAAAGTACGCTTTCTTATCGTTGCCGCAAAGCGTCTTCGACTCGGGCAACCGCGATGATGCCGTCTCCTCTCTGCGCGGCACCATTTCCAACGACAATGGCTCCGTTCTGCCGTTCAACATCCCCGATTTCAAGATCGGCACCCTCGACGCTCTCGTGCAACAGGCAGACGAGCTCACGAAGCTTGAGGCTTCATGCGAGGCTGTTGTTTCCAAGGTCGCCGACTCTCTAAAGAACGTGCTTGAAGGCGACGAGGACCGCATCGCCCAGTACAAAATGGTCAATGATAGTTAGTCGCGCGCATTATACAAGATGGGCTAGCTGCTAATGACTCACAACAGAGCCGACAGACCAGTATGTGAGCACCTTCAGCTGGAACAAGATTCGATACCGAGCCGACAAGTCTCTCGCAGAGCTCATCAGCACCCTGCAGAAGGCATGCTATTCTACTGTCTGCCCCTCGCGCTTCAACTAACACATATCATTAGGAGCTTGCCAATGTTGATACCGACGTGAAAACAAAGTTCAATCAGTACAACACAGTCAAGACAAATCTTGCAGCGCTGCAGAGGCGCCAGACGTGAGTACCTGCTGTCCCTGGGGCCTTACACTGGCTTGTATTGTTGACATCTCGAACGTAGTGGTAACCTTTCTACGAAATCCCTGACCCCTATCGTTGATCCTGCTCTTCTTATTCAGGATTCTGAATACATAGAGACACACCTTATCGTTGTCCCTGGAAACGCGAAGAAGGACTTCCTTAAGGGCTATGAGACATTAGCCCCCATGGTCGTTCCTCGCTCGGCTGTTGAAGTCGCCAAAGATGACGAGTTTGTCCTCTATGCAGTTGCGACGTTTAAGAAGCACAGTGCCGAGTTCCTTGCCAAGTGCCGAGAGCAAAAGTGGACGCCTCGCCAGTTCAAGTATGTTGAAGGTGGTCGACAAGAAGAGCAAAGGGAGCTTGATCGAGTGACCAACGAGGAGCGCAAAGTCTGCGGAGAGGCATTGCGCATGGGACGCACAGGATGGAGCGAGAGTGTCATGATCTGGATCCATGTTATGACCCTACGAGTCTTTGTCGAAGCAGTTCTACGATACGGTCTGCCTCTGGATTACGTGACAGCACTGGTCAAGGTGAGTGATCCGATCTAGTGAACCCGAGACATCACTAATCGAATTTGTAGACGACATCCAAGTTGGCCCCCAAGGTCAAGACAGCACTTGACTCCAACTACTCGTACCTcggcggcaatgctttcggAAGAGATAAGCGTGGAAAGATTACCAAGGACGACGCTGCGCTGAGCTCAGAGATGGCGGCGGCTGGTTTCCAGACCGGAGAGGGACACGAATACACGGCATACGTATACTACGAGATTGAGTTTCCTTAGCGACCTTCACTGGTAGAACTAGGACGAGGAGGAAAGCAAACTGGGAAGCAGAACGATAGAACGATTCGCATGCATGAAGAGACACCTGTACTCGATGCTTTGATCATATCTGCATGTGACGACGTCCGTAGTCGATATGACATTAATACCCTATCTATCTTGTTGAAACGCAAAACACAATCATCATTGACATATTTATTTCTTGTTGAGATAACCCTTCTCGTTGAGCCACTCGACGATCTGAGCTACACACTCCTCGACAGAGTTCTCGTGAGTCTTGATGGTGATCTCAGCTTTCTCAGGCTCCTCGTAAGGAGCAGAGATGCCAGTGAAATCCTTGATTTCTCCGGCACGAGCCTTCTTGTAGAGACCCTTGGGGTCGCGCTGCTCAGCAACCTCGAGGGGCACATCGACGTAGACCTCGATGAAGGGGATAGGCTCGTCACCACCTTGGGTAGCCTGCTCGTGTAGCTCACGGGCGACCTTGCGATCCGCTCGGTAGGGGGAGATGAAGGAGgtgatggcgatggtggAAGAATCGGCAAACAGCTTAGCAACCTCGGAGATGCGGCGAATGTTTTCGTTTCGGTCAGCCTCGGAGAAGCCAAGATCCTTGTTTAAGCCGAAGCGGACGTTGTCGCCATCGAGACGGTAGGCGGCGACGCCCAGGTGAAGAAGGTGCTGCTCAAGAGCAGTGGCGACGGTGGACTTGCCAGAGGCAGAGAGACCGGTCAGCCAGATGGTGAGACCGCGCTGACCGCGAGTCTCGTTGCGCTCCTTGCGCGATAGAGAAGGGTGCCAGGTAATGTTGCTGTACAAGACATTGTTAGTAATTGGTGATGTTTACACGGGTGGGATTCTGAAATGATGGCGGGGTAGGTAGTAATGATTTTTTTTGGAGGGGGAAAAAGGGCGTTGAAGGCTTAGAGGGGGGTAGGTAGTGAATGCTTTTTCCCATTCATTTAACGTGTAAAGACAGGAAGAAGGACATGAACTTACGTAGCCATTGTGTAGGTATATATAAAGACAATATCGTTAGAAGATGAGGAAtgaaaagaggaaaatcTTGTATAAGAGGATAGGATGTATCGGGCATCTACCAAGACCAACTTAGTACTAACAACTTCCCCACGACATGAGAGATAAAAACCTGTACCTTTGTTCCCTCCCGTAACAACGCCGCGCGATGTCGTGATCGGACCATCGGTCGGTAGTAGACTTTGCGACAGACTCCCCGATAGGTGCTCCAGTTTGGTGTTGTCAACCTATGAATGATCCTGTTCCTAGATGGCGACATCAGAGGCCTTCTTTCTATACAAGCTGATTCGTTGCGCAGCTGCTAGTCCCTGGCGTAGGCCCCGGCTTCTCCACGGTCTCTGTCCAACGCACCGGAAGTCGGCCTTTAATAAAGTGACCTGCTCCTACTGTAGAATCTGCAAGAACATTAAttactaggtactaaggtaccccGTTTATATCCGGCGTAAATAGCATACACTGACTGAATTTGTCTATTACACTTGCAGTGGCCAACTCTATTCCGAGGCTCATCTTTGCTGGGGAAACGTGAGAAGTAGGTAGCTCATCAACATGTATTTATATCTAAACTCTGTCTATCAGCAAACCGTGGAAGCGTAACCATGCCCTTTATTATTACAAAACGTTCTTGTGAAGCCACATCATCCATCGCGCTCTATATGAATAAATACCACAACTCTAAACCGCTCACTTATATCCATCACTCGCTCGCTCTAAAAGGTCATCATTGGGAGTCATCTATTCTAATCTCATCTTAACCAATTTTGGGCATCACCTATCAAATCGGATTAGGGTATGGTTCTCGGACGATATCAAAAAGACGGGCATCACTTACCGCAGCATATTTGGGTGAGATAAAGAGCGCTTGCGCCTCTGCCAATATTGTTGGCTTCTCTCCGGGGTTGGCCAGCAATTCGATATGTCCTCTAACCCAGGCCTTGCGACCTTCCACCTTGTAGGTCTCTGCCCGCAGAACCAAGAAGCTTCCCGCTGGTGTCGGCTTGCGGTAGTCGACGTTCAGGTTTGCTGTCACGGCAATATTATGAGGAAGGGCGCCAAAAGAGCATCGTCCGAGACCTTCATCCAGCATCGTCGCTAGGAACCCGCCGTGCACGATACCAGGATGGCCGCACAGATCCTCTCCTACATATGCCACCGACACGAGCTGCTTGCCCTCTGGCGCAACCCACGCATAAGGTGGCACTGGCATCTTTCCTTCGCCAATGAGCGCTCCGCCAGTCAAGCTCCGACTTCGGTACGATCCAGGCATCTTCATGTGTGGTCGCGATTCGGTGAGTTCGGGGTTCGCGCGAAGCTCTGCGATCAGAGGGTGGTTGTTGATGGTCTCTTCCACCATTCTTGCTTCCTCGTGGTTAGCGACGAAGCGTCGCAGGCTCTCTTCGTCGGAGTGGAAACCCATGCCGTTCGAGTGCATCGTATACCAGGTCCCGACACCCCCAGCCGTGCTTGCACCTACGCCGGCAACCAACATGCCTGCTGCTCTCTTGAAGGCGCCGccagctgctgctgaggctgCTATAACCCAGTTTATCAGCATGCCGTTGCTTGCACGTGTAAGTGCTTTTTGAGTAGTGAAGAGGGGGTTACAAACCTCCTGTCGCATAACCACGGAACGGTGTAGAGCGGGCAAACCGTTTGAAGGATTGCGCTGCAATACGTCCGCTACGACCAGCTTGTTGAGAAAACATGATCAAATGTCCTGCGGTGAATACCGAAATgaacaaacaaagaaaaaaagggcGGAAAGGGAAtcagaggaaaagaaagaaagaaaaaagtcgTTGTTGCGACGCCCCCGACTTTTGATAAGATTTAAAGGGTAAACTAAAGTTATCGGCGACGCCGCTTTGCCTCGGATAGGAAGTCGACCTCGGCGTTAATGCAATTAAACGGCGCTTCAGCCACAAACCGTTTTACTGTTCTACATACTGTTTAACTGTCTTACCTTAGTAGCTACCAAACACGGGCAGTGACTGGATTCAGTACTGTACACGCGCCAAGTGCGGATGACCCTGATAATCAACTGAAGATGCCATGGATATACTGAGTGCTAGGATTAGGATTCCCCGTACCTGTGACGTGGACGTCGCCCAACCAGAATGGCTCAACAAGGGCTGTGAGACTTGATCTGTGTGTCTGTACAGGTCGATCAGAGGCCGCTGACGACATATGTGCTTTATACTTGTATTGCCTTGTATCGAGTTGGCTTATACTGAATTGTATTTAAACAGTTGGATTGCCCTTCTTGTAGCTTCAACAACTTTTAACTCATTAATCAACTATAATCACCAACAACTCAACAATGGTATGGCAAATAAAGCAACGGTTGGACACGGAAACCATGAGTCCATATTAACATGCTGTACAGGCCACCGCTGAAACCGTCGATCTGGGCTCTGCTCACCCTCCCAAGGAGGATGCCATCATTGCCTTTCAGGAAATCCTGCCAgagctgaagaagaagctggtCCACCTCCGACACGACTACAACAGTACGTGTTCAGGAATAATAATTGTGCAATGAAACTAACAATATGATTCAGAGCACGAACCAGAATactttgctgctgctgtaaGCCATTCATCTTTATTGTTCTCATATGGCAAGCAACTGACAGGATGTTTAGGAACATCTTTCAGATCATGATCTGGTTGGTTTCAGTGCCGACGATTTCGAGTCCGTCCGTGTTGCTACTTCAGCCTATGGGATCCATCTCTTTGGCAAACTTCGAATCCCTGCCATGCCTGACCCTTCAGGTCCAGCTTACATTCATTTCCGCGTTTTTATCGGAGGCGGCGATGAGCCCCCCAAGCTTCATTGCATTCACACTGAAGAGCGCGATGATTCTAGTGGTGGAAAGGCGTACAGAGCCATCTTTACCAAGAACGATGAGCTAGAGTGGTTtgatacctaggtaattaGAATAATAATGAGAATTTTGTTTGCGAGTGGCATAGTACTTTGCCAAATAGCGTATCTGCCAATTTGCCTTTTTGACTCCTGAACCAATGTGTGTTTAGTACAGTCATATTTATCAAAACAAATGCTCTGCCCATACCATCTTCGGCCAACTTGCCTACATGTCCTCCTCTCCAGCCAAGAGCTCCGCATAATCGTCGACCGAGGCGAACATGGGAAGATCCTTGAGCTTTCTGCGCTTGGACTTGGGCTTCTCGCTCACTGCCTCCTTAACTTCAAatccttcttcatcctcactgATCAGGGCACCGCCCATCTCCTCATCGGATCCCTCGATATCCACGCtcatgtcatcatcatcctcatccagCTCACCATCCAGGGACATCGCCGGTGagttatcatcatcatccgaggccatatcctcatcatccagaTCGAAGCCAACATCagagccatcatcatcaggatCAACACCAGGCTGGGTTGATACAAGTGCCTTCCAAACCTCGTCCTCTTGCTCATCATCAGATTCAACATCCATGCCGGCCTTGGCCTTTTTCTTGGTCTCCTTGCCTTCCTTGTCAATCTGTTGGAAGTACTCATGGAAGAAGACATCCTCAGCGGCAACCTCctctgccttcttcttccagaAAGCAGAAGAGTTGACAGCAGTCGTGACTCCTCCTGCTGCGCGGCTGCCCAGCCAGATGTCGCCAACATCCTTGGCAACTCGGAGAGGCTGCATGATAGACATACCCTTGGATGAGTCGGTAGACTTGGCGTTTCGGTAAACAAACTTGTCCAAGAACCGAATGAGCGAGTGACTGTCTAGGTCCGGCTTCAGTGACTTCTTGTTTCGCTCCAATATGGCCGCTGCGTAAACTGTAACTGAAGGATGATAGTGACCTTGAAGGGGAATCTGATGATCATTAGCATTTCCGTCTCTATTCTCAGTTTGCAAGTGTCTGAACTCACCACCTCCCACAAGCAACTTCGGTTAGCGTTACTGTACTCGGGGTCTCGCTTTCGTCCATCGTATTTCTGGTTCTCATCCATAGCATCATCACCCTCCTCCGGTTCATCCATCAGTGTTGAAATATCGGGGAAAGTCTCACGCAAATGGTCAACAACGTAGAGTAGTCCACACGTGAATGAAGGCTGGTGAAGGCCGGTGATCTGAAGGATTCGTTTGGCGAATGCCTTGACCCGGCGGCCGTCTACGTCGTTCTTTAGCGCACGTAAAAGGAGGTTCAAGTAAAGCGCCTGTTTGGACGAGTTGACCAGTCGAGGGTCCAACAGAGACTCGTATAGGGTTCTGTAGAATCTGTCGTTTGCGATACTTCGCGAAGAGGATATTTGTTGGATCAGGAGGAGAGCCTGAATGCCCGTATTGAAGTTGCCAGAGTGAGCAATCTTGAAGAGGGTGTCAAGATGAGATTCCATGCTATCGTACAATGCAATGTTATTATCACGCTGGAGATAATTTTTGAAAGGGTGTTATCACTTACACAGTATCGTTGCCCACCATGAAAGGAGCTGCACGATTGACACCAGTCAAAATAGCAGACACGAGCTTGTCGGCGGCCTCGGTTTCTGGCTCTGAAGCAGCAGGCTTTGCGGGCTTGCCGCCTCGCGGCCTTGGAGGTCGTCTACTAGGATGCCTGTGATCATTCGGATCCTTCTCTTCAACCTTATCTTTGTCCGGTTTCGAGCCGGTCGGTGCACTGATACCTAGAGACCCAGTCTTCAGAATGATGGTGAAGAGATCAAAGAAGATTCGCATGAGAGCCTCAGCCACGGCGGGCTCCTTGCTGCTAAGAATCGTCTGGTTAAGAGTGTTGATGGCGTAGTACTTTGATCGATGGTCCTGGGACGGGTGCAGCAAAATCTGCTGTTCTATCATTCGGACAATAATTGGCTTCATACCAGGGTGCGAGTTTTGCAGCTGAAGAAGCAGGTATGATGCTCGCGAAGAGATCTTACGGTCTCGATCACCCAATTTGTTGACCAACAATCGAAGAAGATTGGATTCCTGCTCTGGCTTATCTTTAAGAAGTCCATAAACAAAGTCAAGTGCTCGAGTACGCGAATACTCAATCTCGTCTGAGCACAGCTGTTCGAGGACCTGAATGAGCTTGAAGTAAGTCGCCTTCAACCAATCTTCATAAGCCCAGACGATCAGATGAGCGGGTGTAATCTTTCCAGGCAGTGCGTTACCAGGGGCCCAAGGCTTCCCAGGGCTTCGCTGCAAAGTACCAATAAGGCCTGGCTGGTCGTGGAAAGCTCGAAGGCGACGATCGGAAGGCAGTAATGAACCGGGACCGAGCAAATCAACCAGAGCCCCGATAGCACTTAGTGCTTGTCCTcgacccttcttcttggaggcCAAACTCATGAGAGCATCGAAAGCTCGGGTGTTGTGGACTGGAGATTCCTGAACGGCGAGAGTGAGTGCCGAGACCTTATCACTGAGAGTACCACTGGACATGATTGTAGACAAGAACTTGTGAGAAGACTTCGCAAAGACACTGGTTTCGTAATTGGTAGCGTCGTTTGTCAGAAGTGTCTGGGCATGCTGCTTCAGGGCATCAAAGGCGAATCGGGGAGGGTTGGGCTCATCAGTGGTCGGGGTAGGCAATTTGCGCAATTCGGCAGAATGCCAGTCTGCTCTGGGCTCGAAGGCCTATATTACTGTTAGTGGTCAGAAAAGTCACTCTGAGACAAACTGAACCTACCATGTTGCCCTTCTTCAGCGCGATTTCCTTGTGAgcatcgtcctcgtcctcctcctcatcatcaacatcttcgAGATCGTCCTCCtcgttatcatcatcatca includes:
- a CDS encoding hypothetical protein (BUSCO:30100at5125), yielding MSTKYAFLSLPQSVFDSGNRDDAVSSLRGTISNDNGSVLPFNIPDFKIGTLDALVQQADELTKLEASCEAVVSKVADSLKNVLEGDEDRIAQYKMVNDKPTDQYELANVDTDVKTKFNQYNTVKTNLAALQRRQTGNLSTKSLTPIVDPALLIQDSEYIETHLIVVPGNAKKDFLKGYETLAPMVVPRSAVEVAKDDEFVLYAVATFKKHSAEFLAKCREQKWTPRQFKYVEGGRQEEQRELDRVTNEERKVCGEALRMGRTGWSESVMIWIHVMTLRVFVEAVLRYGLPLDYVTALVKTTSKLAPKVKTALDSNYSYLGGNAFGRDKRGKITKDDAALSSEMAAAGFQTGEGHEYTAYVYYEIEFP
- a CDS encoding hypothetical protein (BUSCO:5208at5125), with translation MAKPTKKGKAPRSSSKGPNLDKNALENLTSALDKKLGKRKQPPTKAAGDQHQKRQRNTDNTAGDKKSGKIDEKTLLEEIKALGGDESDLALIQGIDSDDEEDVKNPKDSKAVDKGLKDELAAFSKQLGFAEVEMSEASEEEEEEDGDDDDDDDNEEDDLEDVDDEEEDEDDAHKEIALKKGNMAFEPRADWHSAELRKLPTPTTDEPNPPRFAFDALKQHAQTLLTNDATNYETSVFAKSSHKFLSTIMSSGTLSDKVSALTLAVQESPVHNTRAFDALMSLASKKKGRGQALSAIGALVDLLGPGSLLPSDRRLRAFHDQPGLIGTLQRSPGKPWAPGNALPGKITPAHLIVWAYEDWLKATYFKLIQVLEQLCSDEIEYSRTRALDFVYGLLKDKPEQESNLLRLLVNKLGDRDRKISSRASYLLLQLQNSHPGMKPIIVRMIEQQILLHPSQDHRSKYYAINTLNQTILSSKEPAVAEALMRIFFDLFTIILKTGSLGISAPTGSKPDKDKVEEKDPNDHRHPSRRPPRPRGGKPAKPAASEPETEAADKLVSAILTGVNRAAPFMVGNDTVMESHLDTLFKIAHSGNFNTGIQALLLIQQISSSRSIANDRFYRTLYESLLDPRLVNSSKQALYLNLLLRALKNDVDGRRVKAFAKRILQITGLHQPSFTCGLLYVVDHLRETFPDISTLMDEPEEGDDAMDENQKYDGRKRDPEYSNANRSCLWEVIPLQGHYHPSVTVYAAAILERNKKSLKPDLDSHSLIRFLDKFVYRNAKSTDSSKGMSIMQPLRVAKDVGDIWLGSRAAGGVTTAVNSSAFWKKKAEEVAAEDVFFHEYFQQIDKEGKETKKKAKAGMDVESDDEQEDEVWKALVSTQPGVDPDDDGSDVGFDLDDEDMASDDDDNSPAMSLDGELDEDDDDMSVDIEGSDEEMGGALISEDEEGFEVKEAVSEKPKSKRRKLKDLPMFASVDDYAELLAGEEDM